The window GTGTCCTGAAGGAAGAAGAGTACGAAAAATTCCTGAAAACCCTCCCCGACGACGCCGGGAACGCGGCAGACGTTTCCTACGAAGAAATCGATGCGGCATCCCAGCCGACTCCAATGACAGTCCTCCCTGAAGAGGAACAGGACCCTGACGAGGCCGAATCGTCGGAAGACCAATAACTGTTCCATCTTTAAGCCAGTCGAAAGATTTGACAAGCCGCGTCAAAATAAGATAAAATTTGATTAAGCGAGCCATCGGGCTTTTTGACTCCGCAAAGTCTTCGACTTTGCTACGCAGGCAAGCCAGGCTTGCCTTTGTGGGCCCGTGGCGAGCGCGGGGTTTGGGGCTATTGCGAGGCGAGCAAAATTAAGAAGTTGCGGGTAGCAACATTGCGAGCCGAGCAGGGCCCCATGAAAAATAGACATGCCCATATCGGCGTTAAGAAGGGTTGCCCGGCGCGTTTTGCGGCGCACCAGGAGCTGGGGAACGATTGTGGCCCTGACCCTGCGCGGCAACCGGATTGAACGGAAGGCGAATCTTCGGCACTGCAAAAATCCGGTGCTTCTGCTCTACGGGTTTGGCGCCACGCGCAGAACCTTTTCCATTCTCGAACGCCGTCTGTACAACGACGGCTACACCGTTTTTTCCATCAACCTCGGGGGGATTTTCGGAACTTTCAACACCCACGCCATTCAGGATCTGGCCGCCTACGTGGACGAAAAAATCGAACGGCTCACCAAAAAATACGGCTTCCGCGGGAAACTTTCGATCATCAGTCATTCAAAGGGGGGGTTGATCGGCACCTACTATGTAAAAAGGCTGGGGGGAGACCGTCGGGTGAAATTGCTCATCACCCTGGGCGCCCCCCACAACGGCAATCCCTGGGCGATGCTGGCGCTGTTCAGCCCGGCGGCGCTGATCTTCAAGAGCATTCGGCAGATGACGCCGATGTCGGACTTTTTAAAACGACTTAAAATCGGCCCCTTTCCAAAAAGGGTGAAGCTTTATTCCATCTACTCGAAAGACGACCGCGTCTCCCCTTACCCCTGTTCCGTCGTGGAGGAAGCACCGAATGTCAAAAACCTTGAGCTGGAAGGGGTGAGCCATTCGGAATTTTTGATCAAAAGAACGTCTACAACCTGATCAAACATGCGTTAAACGA is drawn from Deltaproteobacteria bacterium and contains these coding sequences:
- a CDS encoding alpha/beta hydrolase, giving the protein MPISALRRVARRVLRRTRSWGTIVALTLRGNRIERKANLRHCKNPVLLLYGFGATRRTFSILERRLYNDGYTVFSINLGGIFGTFNTHAIQDLAAYVDEKIERLTKKYGFRGKLSIISHSKGGLIGTYYVKRLGGDRRVKLLITLGAPHNGNPWAMLALFSPAALIFKSIRQMTPMSDFLKRLKIGPFPKRVKLYSIYSKDDRVSPYPCSVVEEAPNVKNLELEGVSHSEFLIKRTSTT